One Setaria viridis chromosome 5, Setaria_viridis_v4.0, whole genome shotgun sequence genomic region harbors:
- the LOC117859277 gene encoding probable staphylococcal-like nuclease CAN1 — MGNSIYRFLCGLCAPSSSEQALHGAHPAVAALGRDILSFGANSQVPDELSRHVVSSKKAQANWYKKLLVAWKKARPPPKTPEEAARFVVQTLKNHQKADVEGFLAFYGLPHPNAAAGAPAAPAPPKPQGPPKPQGAKFELHTLPIDPKSVADGDTINVYVDTADPRESGSVPREVQKAAAERAKARAAKNYQKADALQKVIVDAGYRPVPNARGEEVLAKKYRIRLRGIDAPESAMPYGKEAKEALLKLVQGKSLKVYVYDQDRYGRCVGDIYCDGVFVQEQMLKKGFAWHYTAYDQRPELAKWEKQAQTGRKGLWASSKPQKPWEWRKDKRNGTA, encoded by the exons ATGGGGAACAGCATATACCGGTTCCTGTGCGGCCTGTGCGCGCCCTCGTCGTCGGAGCAGGCGCTCCACGGCGCgcaccccgccgtcgccgcgctcggCCGCGACATCCTCAGCTTCGGAGCCAACTCGCAG GTTCCGGACGAGCTGAGCCGCCACGTCGTCTCCTCCAAGAAAGCGCAGGCGAATTG GTACAAGAAGCTGCTGGTGGCATGGAAGAAAGCCCGGCCACCGCCCAAGACGCCGGAGGAAGCCGCGCGCTTCGTTGTGCAGACGCTCAAGAACCATCAGAAAGCAGACGTCGAG GGCTTCTTGGCTTTCTACGGCCTGCCACACCCAAACGCGGCAGCAGGCGCTCCcgctgctcccgcgccgcccaaACCTCAGGGCCCGCCCAAACCTCAGGGTGCCAAGTTCGAGCTGCACACGCTCCCC ATTGACCCCAAGTCCGTTGCTGATGGTGACACCATCAACGTGTACGTGGACACGGCCGACCCCCGGGAGTCTGGCAGCGTGCCCCGCGAGGTGCagaaggcggcggccgagcgGGCCAAGGCGCGGGCCGCCAAGAATTACCAGAAGGCCGACGCCCTGCAGAAGGTCATAGTGGACGCAGGATACAG GCCAGTCCCTAACGCCAGAGGCGAAGAGGTGCTCGCCAAGAAGTACAGGATCAGGCTGAG GGGCATCGATGCGCCGGAGAGCGCGATGCCGTACGGCAAGGAGGCCAAAGAGGCGCTGCTGAAGCTTGTTCAGGGAAAGAGCCTGAAGGTCTACGTGTACGACCAGGACCGGTATGGTAGATGCGTCGGAGACATCTACTGCGACGGCGTATTCGTGCAG GAGCAAATGCTGAAGAAGGGGTTTGCATGGCACTACACCGCCTACGACCAACGCCCGGAGCTGGCCAAG TGGGAGAAACAGGCACAGACTGGCAGGAAGGGCTTGTGGGCGTCGTCGAAGCCACAGAAACCATGGGAGTGGCGGAAGGACAAGCGCAACGGGACGGCATGA